A DNA window from Cobetia marina contains the following coding sequences:
- a CDS encoding CheR family methyltransferase — protein MTEDDFARIARLIYQRAGIVLARHKREMVYSRLSRRLRLHGLTRFSDYLAMLEGGRASGAKDEWPAFINALTTNLTAFFREPHHFTLLSHFLEQRLQARGGKLRIWCAAASTGEEPYSIAMVLREVLGAAADQVELIATDIDTDALNEAEAGVYPLERIAKLGDERCKRFLLRGSGRREGLVRVKPEIRRLVRYRQLNLLDAQWGLGNGFDAIFCRNVMIYFDKATQSRLLDRFALMLKPDGLLFAGHSENFSWLNDAFTLRGQTVYTLSERKRAEIFTHDGKPLSSG, from the coding sequence ATGACGGAAGACGATTTTGCCCGGATCGCGCGTCTGATCTATCAGCGAGCGGGCATCGTGCTGGCGCGTCACAAGCGCGAGATGGTCTACAGCCGGCTGTCTCGCCGTCTGCGGCTGCATGGGCTCACCCGTTTCAGCGATTATCTGGCGATGCTGGAAGGCGGTCGCGCGTCCGGAGCCAAGGATGAATGGCCAGCCTTCATCAACGCGCTGACGACCAATCTCACCGCCTTTTTCCGCGAGCCTCATCACTTCACCCTGCTGAGTCATTTCCTCGAGCAACGCCTGCAGGCGCGAGGGGGCAAGTTGCGCATCTGGTGTGCGGCGGCCTCCACGGGCGAAGAGCCCTATTCGATCGCGATGGTACTGCGTGAGGTGCTCGGCGCTGCGGCGGACCAGGTGGAGCTGATCGCCACGGATATCGACACCGATGCCCTCAACGAGGCCGAAGCCGGGGTCTATCCCCTCGAGCGCATCGCCAAGCTGGGGGATGAGCGCTGCAAGCGCTTCTTGCTGCGCGGCAGCGGTCGCCGAGAGGGGCTGGTCCGAGTCAAACCCGAGATTCGACGTCTGGTGCGTTATCGCCAGCTGAATCTGCTTGATGCTCAGTGGGGGCTGGGCAATGGATTTGACGCGATCTTCTGTCGCAACGTCATGATCTATTTCGACAAGGCGACGCAATCGCGCCTGCTGGATCGCTTTGCCTTGATGCTCAAGCCGGATGGACTGCTGTTCGCCGGCCATTCCGAGAACTTCTCCTGGCTCAATGACGCCTTCACGCTGCGCGGCCAGACCGTCTATACCCTGTCGGAACGCAAGCGTGCGGAGATCTTCACGCACGACGGAAAGCCCCTGTCCAGCGGCTGA